In Humulus lupulus chromosome 7, drHumLupu1.1, whole genome shotgun sequence, the following are encoded in one genomic region:
- the LOC133788934 gene encoding pentatricopeptide repeat-containing protein At1g63330-like isoform X1, with protein MMQRTCPRVTRILFNTGSIRGNTFSSSSSSFSVIAQTHTQSATIDEVRSVEDALNLFDRMLHLQPQPSVVRFNQLFGKIVKLKHHSLVITLYNQMFSVGIVPDEYALGILINCFSHLKRTRFGISVLGDFIKFGFAFNTITLNTLIKGFVDEGKIDEAQEWFHIMLAEEGCKPDLITYNTLLNGFCKVEKIDEAREYLHRMIGEGPKPDIIIYNTLLNGFCKVGKMDEAKEFFHGMIAEGFKPNIVTYSTLIHGFCKVGKVDKAKEYFPIMIAEGFKPDRIVYNTLINGFCKMGKVDEAKEYFYIMIAEGFEPDIITYNTLLNAFCKVGNTAAAMQLLRNMERNLCKLNIISYNTLIDGLCKDGLVVDALDLFSEMTKKGFVPDVITYNSLIHGACLLGQRQEATRLFNQMVDKKITPDLHTFNVLVDMLGKEGDVVEAQRVINIMVQRGIKPDMVTYCSVMDGYCLRGEIDQATKVFHLVKKNFDINLHSYNILINGYCKNKRIEEALALFKEMSSSKGLIPDIVTYNTLIGGLCTVGRTHAAQELLVEMQADCQRPNIQTFAILLDGLCKYRQMEDALKVFQDMEEKKLPLNIVIYSILIGGMCKAGNFAAAKDLFRKLSSKGLQADVKAYTIMINGLLSEGLVGEAINLFREMEENGCPPDSGTYNIMIRGLVNSCEIPRGVEFKNEMVGRGFSADASTAELFIKMICNGQIDSSLQPVIQKDL; from the coding sequence ATGATGCAGAGAACTTGTCCGAGAGTTACTCGGATTTTGTTCAACACAGGCAGCATTAGAGGTAATAcgttttcttcttcatcttctagTTTTTCAGTCATTGCACAAACTCATACTCAAAGCGCAACCATTGATGAAGTCCGTAGTGTTGAAGATGCTCTCAACTTGTTTGATAGAATGCTCCACTTGCAACCTCAGCCTTCTGTTGTGCGTTTCAATCAATTGTTTGGTAAAATTGTAAAGTTGAAACACCATTCCCTTGTGATTACTTTGTACAACCAAATGTTCTCGGTAGGAATCGTGCCAGATGAGTATGCCCTAGGCATTTTGATTAATTGCTTTTCTCATTTAAAGCGTACCCGTTTCGGTATTTCTGTCTTGGGAGATTTCATCAAGTTTGGATTTGCATTCAACACCATTACTCTGAATACTCTAATTAAGGGGTTTGTGGATGAGGGGAAAATAGATGAAGCACAAGAATGGTTTCACATTATGTTAGCAGAAGAAGGTTGTAAGCCCGATTTAATTACTTATAACACATTACTAAATGGTTTTTGCAAGGTGGAGAAAATTGACGAGGCAAGGGAATACTTACATCGTATGATTGGAGAAGGTCCTAAGCCCGACATAATTATTTATAACACACTACTAAATGGTTTTTGCAAGGTGGGCAAAATGGACGAGGCTAAAGAATTCTTTCATGGTATGATTGCAGAAGGTTTTAAGCCTAATATAGTCACTTATAGCACATTAATACATGGTTTTTGTAAGGTGGGGAAAGTTGACAAGGCAAAAGAATACTTTCCCATTATGATTGCAGAAGGTTTCAAGCCCGATAGAATTGTCTATAACACATTAATAAATGGTTTTTGTAAGATGGGGAAAGTTGACGAGGCAAAAGAATACTTTTACATTATGATTGCAGAAGGTTTTGAGCCTGATATTATTACTTATAACACATTACTAAATGCTTTTTGTAAGGTGGGCAACACTGCTGCAGCTATGCAATTGCTGAGGAACATGGAGAGAAATTTATGCAAGCTTAACATAATTTCTTATAACACGCTTATTGACGGTCTCTGCAAGGATGGCTTAGTTGTTGATGCATTGGATCTCTTCTCAGAAATGACTAAGAAAGGATTTGTTCCAGATGTCATTACTTACAACAGCTTGATACATGGAGCATGCTTGTTAGGCCAACGGCAAGAGGCAACGAGGCTATTTAATCAAATGGTTGATAAAAAGATTACACCTGATCTACATACTTTCAATGTTTTGGTTGATATGCTTGGCAAAGAGGGTGACGTTGTAGAGGCACAAAGAGTGATTAATATTATGGTACAGAGAGGCATCAAGCCTGATATGGTCACATATTGTTCAGTCATGGATGGTTATTGTTTGCGAGGAGAAATTGATCAGGCAACTAAAGTGTTTCATTTGGTTAAGAAGAATTTCGACATTAACTTGCATAGTTATAATATATTAATCAATGGATACTGTAAGAACAAGAGGATAGAAGAAGCTCTTGCATTGTTTAAAGAAATGTCTTCATCAAAGGGATTAATTCCTGATATTGTTACTTACAACACTCTCATTGGTGGTTTGTGTACTGTAGGGAGAACTCATGCTGCTCAAGAGCTGCTTGTAGAGATGCAAGCTGACTGTCAACGTCCAAATATTCAAACTTTTGCCATCTTACTTGATGGGCTATGCAAATATAGACAAATGGAGGATGCACTGAAAGTATTTCAGGATATGGAAGAGAAGAAGTTACCACTCAATATTGTTATCTACAGTATCCTCATTGGAGGTATGTGTAAGGCTGGAAATTTTGCAGCTGCAAAGGATCTATTCCGCAAACTATCATCGAAAGGCTTGCAAGCTGATGTTAAGGCTTACACAATAATGATCAATGGACTTCTTAGTGAAGGACTTGTAGGCGAAGCCATAAATTTGTTTAGAGAAATGGAAGAAAATGGATGCCCCCCAGATAGTGGTACATACAATATTATGATCCGAGGACTTGTCAACAGTTGTGAAATACCAAGGGGagtagagttcaagaatgaaatgGTGGGAAGGGGTTTTTCTGCAGATGCTTCAACTGCAGAGCTATTTATTAAAATGATATGTAATGGTCAAATCGATTCTTCTTTGCAACCAGTGATCCAAAAGGATTTATGA
- the LOC133788934 gene encoding pentatricopeptide repeat-containing protein At3g22470, mitochondrial-like isoform X2, with protein MVFARWAKWTRLKNSFMVGNTAAAMQLLRNMERNLCKLNIISYNTLIDGLCKDGLVVDALDLFSEMTKKGFVPDVITYNSLIHGACLLGQRQEATRLFNQMVDKKITPDLHTFNVLVDMLGKEGDVVEAQRVINIMVQRGIKPDMVTYCSVMDGYCLRGEIDQATKVFHLVKKNFDINLHSYNILINGYCKNKRIEEALALFKEMSSSKGLIPDIVTYNTLIGGLCTVGRTHAAQELLVEMQADCQRPNIQTFAILLDGLCKYRQMEDALKVFQDMEEKKLPLNIVIYSILIGGMCKAGNFAAAKDLFRKLSSKGLQADVKAYTIMINGLLSEGLVGEAINLFREMEENGCPPDSGTYNIMIRGLVNSCEIPRGVEFKNEMVGRGFSADASTAELFIKMICNGQIDSSLQPVIQKDL; from the exons ATGGTTTTTGCAAGGTGGGCAAAATGGACGAGGCTAAAGAATTCTTTCATG GTGGGCAACACTGCTGCAGCTATGCAATTGCTGAGGAACATGGAGAGAAATTTATGCAAGCTTAACATAATTTCTTATAACACGCTTATTGACGGTCTCTGCAAGGATGGCTTAGTTGTTGATGCATTGGATCTCTTCTCAGAAATGACTAAGAAAGGATTTGTTCCAGATGTCATTACTTACAACAGCTTGATACATGGAGCATGCTTGTTAGGCCAACGGCAAGAGGCAACGAGGCTATTTAATCAAATGGTTGATAAAAAGATTACACCTGATCTACATACTTTCAATGTTTTGGTTGATATGCTTGGCAAAGAGGGTGACGTTGTAGAGGCACAAAGAGTGATTAATATTATGGTACAGAGAGGCATCAAGCCTGATATGGTCACATATTGTTCAGTCATGGATGGTTATTGTTTGCGAGGAGAAATTGATCAGGCAACTAAAGTGTTTCATTTGGTTAAGAAGAATTTCGACATTAACTTGCATAGTTATAATATATTAATCAATGGATACTGTAAGAACAAGAGGATAGAAGAAGCTCTTGCATTGTTTAAAGAAATGTCTTCATCAAAGGGATTAATTCCTGATATTGTTACTTACAACACTCTCATTGGTGGTTTGTGTACTGTAGGGAGAACTCATGCTGCTCAAGAGCTGCTTGTAGAGATGCAAGCTGACTGTCAACGTCCAAATATTCAAACTTTTGCCATCTTACTTGATGGGCTATGCAAATATAGACAAATGGAGGATGCACTGAAAGTATTTCAGGATATGGAAGAGAAGAAGTTACCACTCAATATTGTTATCTACAGTATCCTCATTGGAGGTATGTGTAAGGCTGGAAATTTTGCAGCTGCAAAGGATCTATTCCGCAAACTATCATCGAAAGGCTTGCAAGCTGATGTTAAGGCTTACACAATAATGATCAATGGACTTCTTAGTGAAGGACTTGTAGGCGAAGCCATAAATTTGTTTAGAGAAATGGAAGAAAATGGATGCCCCCCAGATAGTGGTACATACAATATTATGATCCGAGGACTTGTCAACAGTTGTGAAATACCAAGGGGagtagagttcaagaatgaaatgGTGGGAAGGGGTTTTTCTGCAGATGCTTCAACTGCAGAGCTATTTATTAAAATGATATGTAATGGTCAAATCGATTCTTCTTTGCAACCAGTGATCCAAAAGGATTTATGA